GTTCCCTCCAAATTTATTATTTTGCTCAGTAAAGTGTACTTATCATGGACTTTTCACAGCTTGAAAGATCTAATTATATTCTATATCTATTTGAACAGACCTGTTGCTTCTCCCTGGAAAGGTGTATTAGTATCGGACTGAAAGGTTTCAGGCGTAGGTATCGTGATATCTCTCTGATCTTCTGGATTGCTCAATTCATAAGCCTTTGATCCGTTCGCTAACCAGTCCTTATCTTCTTCGTGGACATAGATTGTGTCAAATTGTCCATGGTTGCCAATTGTCAATACCAAGAACAGTATCAATCAGGATCTCTTTCTCATTGCATATCAGTAAGAAGGAATAAACTTTTTCCCAAAGCCTGTATTCACTGATGCGTATGTATGTTCATCTGGGTGGTAACAGATACAAAAAAGGGACCCAGTGCGACAGGTCCCTTTCTTTTGGGCTAACAAACTCTATACCGATTTCGATGGCTGAACAGCTTGTTTCTTTTGAACACTAGCAACAATCACACCCACGACGATTAACAAGGAGCCTCCCACTTGAATCGACGTCACCTGTGAGCCAAGCAGTAAAAACCCAACTAGCATCGCTACAAAAGGCTGCAAGTTAAGGAAAATAGCGGCTTTGCCCGTCCCTACCACTTTTAATTGTTGATTCCAGACGATTCCACATATTCCTTGCATGAGGATCGCGGTCAAAATGAGCATCGCCCATGCCCACATTTCGTGGCTGATCTGCGCCCCTGGCTCGATCGTCAACAGCGCCGCTGGTGTCAAAAACAAAGTACCAACCGTTGTCGAGTAAACCGTGGCAATAAACGGTTGCAAGGTTTGCGTCAGTTTGCGAATGATGATCATGGATGACGAGAATGTGACCATGGCAATCACAATGAGAAAGACTCCCTTGGAAATCGAGAGTCCAGCCCCAATACCGACTACGAAGAATGTTCCCAGTAGAGCCAAGCCAGATCCCATTTTCATCCGCAATGTAAACTGTTCCTTCAAAAACAAAGAGGCTAGCACACCGGTGACGATTGGCGACAAGGAAAGAATCAACGATGCCGTTGTCGCGTCTGTCGTCAAGAGCCCGTTGAAATACGCCGTTTGGTTCGCCAGCGTCCCGATTAATCCGAGCAATACAAGAAATCCTAGCTCACGAGCGGTGATTTTTACGAATTTTTTGGTCAGCCACGCGTAAATGATCAGAAACATAGATGTGAAAAGCAAGCGAACATCTGCCAAAAACAGCGGTGGAAACTCTTTAACTAGCATGCTTCCGAACACAAAATTACTGCCCCACAGCGTTACACAAAAAAGCAACAGCAAGTACGACCGAATCATGATTGTTCCTTCTTTCACCCGATGCATTATTCTTCCGTTAGCTATCGTACAAGAGAGTGAGAAAAAAGTCCATGAGCTGATCTGCTATTGTTTGATGAAAATTATCCTTTTTTCATCAATTCAGCAACTTCCTCGACATAAACCCATTCTGACATCCCTAGTTTCCAAACTTGTAACTTCGCCGTGTCAACCTGCCCCATTTCAATCACCCAATGAATATCGTTATTCCGCAAAGGATACAGCGGCATCCCATTCTCGACCAACATCCATTTATCATGATACGTCCGGACGGTAGGAATTCGCCCTATGTGATTATAAGATTGATCGTAATGATACATAATTGGGTTATTTGTCACCAATAGCGATGCCATATAAACATAAAAATCTTCCAGAACCTCTGTGAGGATATTTGACCTTCTGGATTGAAATATATGGTCAGGTCTGAACTGAATGTAGCAAACCTCATCAACTGCCGATGTAGCTTGAGCGTATTGTGACCATGTCAAATACGATGGATCGAGATTCATTTGACCTGATCGCCAATAAATCCCTTTCGAGCTAAGCAAAATCTCCTCCTTTGCCCTATTAAAAATATACCTATTGGAATAGAAAGCAAGAATAGATTCCCCGTCTGCTATGCCATAATATTTATCGATCAACTTTAGATGTTTTGAAGATAATCTTGTACTCGAAATAAAATCAAAATCCTTGCCATAGCGATTGCACAATGCTTCCATGTACGCAATATCGAGATTTACGTTCTCTTCTGATTTTTGAATTTGATTATTTTCTTCCTGTATATTGTAATGATATTTCATCTTTACCTCCTTTCAGGAAATTCCTTACTTTTAAGTAGATAAATTGAATTATCGCAGGACTATTCTTAATAACCAAGCACGGATAAATAATTAGCCAAATAATCAACTTATAAATCGGTTTTATGCCCCAGTAAATAAAATTAATAACAAAACTTCCACTTTCAGATATTCTATCTATCCAATTTTGAATATGCTCATTATCCAGAAAAATGGTATTACATCTCCGAAAATGCTCAAGGGCCTCTTTATACTCCAAATTGTCATAAAGAATCTTCCCATAGCTAAGATTCATTTCAAGATCATTCGGATTTAATTTCAAATAGGCTTTTATTTCTTTTCTAGGTTCATTTTCCCCAAAATGAAATAATATTTTGATCAGCCGAAGGTGATGAACCTGACTTTTCGGATACAACTGCACAATACGTCTGTGAAGACTTTTGATTTGAACAGCATAAATAGCACCATATTTATCGATTTCACCCTCTTTATCCATATATTGAGCTATTTCTAATGCTGTACTATCTTCGGGATTAATAGTTAGTGCCAAATGTACCAGCTTTTTTGCTTCATCTTTTCTTCCTAAAAAATATTGCAACTTACCGTACACTACATAATACTTCACAAATTGAGGGTTCAAAGCCAGAGTGGTTTTAAAGGCATCTTCGGCTTCCTCAAACATACACAAACGAAGGTATGTGAAACCTAACAGGCCATGCATTGACGCACTATCTGGCATGAGTTTCATCCCGGTCTGTAATAGTTCAACAATTGTGTCAAGTTCAAGCTTATATTCTTCTAAAATCGTCGGGTGTTTTATCCCCGTAAAAATAAAGGAATCACCGTGTTTATCCTGAACTTTGGCATTCAAAGTAGTAGCAAGATCCAAATAATGAAACCCCTTATTTGAATTGATTTCAATTGCTTTTTTCCCATGAAAGATCGCTTCCTCAAATTGATACAGCCCTCGATATAACAGTCCCAATAAACAATGTACTTTGTCGTCTTCGGGATACAAGCTAACCAGACGTTTGAGGAGTTGCGCTCCATCTTCATCTTGGCCTAAATAATAATGCGCCCAACCGGCCTGTAATGTCCCATCATAATGATCTGGAACATGACGCATTAATTGACCGTATTCTTCCAGCACATGATCATACTTTCGATTTTCATAAAAAAAGTCCATTCTTTTTATGATCTGTTCTACTTGATTGTCCTTTGTCAAATTCTCGGTCGACATTTATCCATCCCCCTGAACTAATGATGAAGACTATATCAACCTACCGAACTGCCTGATATAATGCTCCACATCGTTATACAACCCGCTTTGATTGGAGTATTTCACGTAATTTTTGGCCGTTTGCAACCACTCTATTGTGGTAGGCTTTACCACCTGTAGAGTATTCTCCATATCCTTCATCATGATGGGCCGCTCTACGCCTGAGTCGAGGATTTCTTCGAGAACCGCTTCCGTAGCTCGTTCGATCACATTTTCAATATCTGCTCCTGAGAAAAATTCGGTCGCTTTTGCCAGTGTATAGGTATCGATGTCCTTCGAGAAACGACCCTTTAGTTTTAACTCAAAAATTTGCTTACGCGCTTCCAGGTCAGGTGGTGCTACGAACACTAATCGGTCAAAACGGCCTGGGCGTTTCAACGCATGATCTACGTCCCATGGCATATTCGTGGCTCCGATAATAAGCACTTGATCTGTACTCGTATCAATGCCCTCCATTTCAGTTAGAAACGTATCGATAACACCCCTCATATAACTACTAGAAGACTTGGACCGACTGTAGCCGATCGTATCAATCTCATCAAAAAACATGATACTCGGTTTTTGTGCACGAGCTTTTTCAAACATCGCCTTCAGATTTTGTTCGCTTACGCCGATATATGGGTCTAACACGTCTGTGATAT
The window above is part of the Brevibacillus antibioticus genome. Proteins encoded here:
- a CDS encoding DMT family transporter — its product is MIRSYLLLLFCVTLWGSNFVFGSMLVKEFPPLFLADVRLLFTSMFLIIYAWLTKKFVKITARELGFLVLLGLIGTLANQTAYFNGLLTTDATTASLILSLSPIVTGVLASLFLKEQFTLRMKMGSGLALLGTFFVVGIGAGLSISKGVFLIVIAMVTFSSSMIIIRKLTQTLQPFIATVYSTTVGTLFLTPAALLTIEPGAQISHEMWAWAMLILTAILMQGICGIVWNQQLKVVGTGKAAIFLNLQPFVAMLVGFLLLGSQVTSIQVGGSLLIVVGVIVASVQKKQAVQPSKSV
- a CDS encoding tetratricopeptide repeat protein — translated: MSTENLTKDNQVEQIIKRMDFFYENRKYDHVLEEYGQLMRHVPDHYDGTLQAGWAHYYLGQDEDGAQLLKRLVSLYPEDDKVHCLLGLLYRGLYQFEEAIFHGKKAIEINSNKGFHYLDLATTLNAKVQDKHGDSFIFTGIKHPTILEEYKLELDTIVELLQTGMKLMPDSASMHGLLGFTYLRLCMFEEAEDAFKTTLALNPQFVKYYVVYGKLQYFLGRKDEAKKLVHLALTINPEDSTALEIAQYMDKEGEIDKYGAIYAVQIKSLHRRIVQLYPKSQVHHLRLIKILFHFGENEPRKEIKAYLKLNPNDLEMNLSYGKILYDNLEYKEALEHFRRCNTIFLDNEHIQNWIDRISESGSFVINFIYWGIKPIYKLIIWLIIYPCLVIKNSPAIIQFIYLKVRNFLKGGKDEISLQYTGRK
- a CDS encoding ATP-binding protein, encoding MEKIEWLQQLSERQPEDATTFYWLGKELASNSRWLEAISAFSKGLTYCGDDHELRNNLLQELTTSTQQLQQSTSERSLGPIIRNTEDPLNNDQNEEVVSDETCDGSETYTYSIKNNPGFQVIDGGQKPEPTEITSLNKVTFADVAGLVELKKTIQIRIISPFFNQGLFSKFRKKIGGGVLLYGPPGCGKTFITRATAGECKANFFPIHITDVLDPYIGVSEQNLKAMFEKARAQKPSIMFFDEIDTIGYSRSKSSSSYMRGVIDTFLTEMEGIDTSTDQVLIIGATNMPWDVDHALKRPGRFDRLVFVAPPDLEARKQIFELKLKGRFSKDIDTYTLAKATEFFSGADIENVIERATEAVLEEILDSGVERPIMMKDMENTLQVVKPTTIEWLQTAKNYVKYSNQSGLYNDVEHYIRQFGRLI